Part of the Geobacter pickeringii genome, TGCGGAGCGCGGCCAAGCAGAGTTTCGTGCATTCGACCAGATCGACAATGCACCGGAAGAGCGTGAGCGTGGTATCACCATCGCCACCGCACACGTCGAATACGAAACCGAGAACCGTCACTATGCCCACGTTGACTGCCCGGGCCACGCCGACTACGTAAAGAACATGATCACCGGTGCGGCTCAGATGGACGGTGCCATCCTCGTTGTCTCCGCGGCTGACGGGCCGATGCCCCAGACCCGCGAGCACATCCTGCTTGCCCGCCAGGTAGGCGTTCCCTACATTGTCGTCTTCCTGAACAAGGCCGACATGGTTGACGACGAAGAGCTTCTGGAGCTCGTCGAGCTCGAGATCCGGGAACTGCTCTCCTCCTACGACTTCCCAGGCGACGATATCCCTATCATCAAGGGTTCCGCCCTCAAGGCCCTCAACGGCGACAAGGACGAGCTCGGCGAAGAGTCCGTGCTGAAGCTGATGGAAGCCGTCGACAACTACATCCCCGAGCCGGAGCGCGCCATCGACAAACCGTTCCTGATGCCGGTCGAGGACGTCTTCTCGATCTCCGGTCGCGGCACCGTCGCCACCGGCCGGGTTGAGCGCGGCATCGTCAAGGTGGGCGAAGAAGTCGAGATCGTCGGCATCAAGACCACCGTCAAGACCACTGTCACCGGTGTCGAGATGTTCCGCAAGCTCCTCGACGAAGGTCGCGCCGGCGACAACATCGGTGCTCTGCTGCGCGGCGTAAAGCGTGAAGACATTGAGCGCGGCCAGGTACTCGCGAAGCCGGGGAGCATCACCCCGCACACCAAGTTCAAGGCCGAGGCGTACATCCTGACCAAGGAAGAAGGTGGCCGTCACACCCCGTTCTTCAACGGGTATCGTCCGCAGTTCTACTTCCGGACCACCGACGTGACCGGCGTGGTAGACCTTCCTGCTGGCACCGAGATGGTCATGCCTGGCGACAACGTCGCCGTGAC contains:
- the tuf gene encoding elongation factor Tu — its product is MAKAKFERKKPHVNIGTIGHVDHGKTTLTAAITKVLAERGQAEFRAFDQIDNAPEERERGITIATAHVEYETENRHYAHVDCPGHADYVKNMITGAAQMDGAILVVSAADGPMPQTREHILLARQVGVPYIVVFLNKADMVDDEELLELVELEIRELLSSYDFPGDDIPIIKGSALKALNGDKDELGEESVLKLMEAVDNYIPEPERAIDKPFLMPVEDVFSISGRGTVATGRVERGIVKVGEEVEIVGIKTTVKTTVTGVEMFRKLLDEGRAGDNIGALLRGVKREDIERGQVLAKPGSITPHTKFKAEAYILTKEEGGRHTPFFNGYRPQFYFRTTDVTGVVDLPAGTEMVMPGDNVAVTVNLITPIAMDEGLRFAIREGGRTVGAGVVSSIIE